One window from the genome of Cricetulus griseus strain 17A/GY chromosome 2, alternate assembly CriGri-PICRH-1.0, whole genome shotgun sequence encodes:
- the Znf483 gene encoding zinc finger protein 483 isoform X2 has translation MQALVPSNMMTATSPDPPAMASSEQSRVLRVDTSRVQERLLRGYADDLDSFRQKFRWFCYSQEEGPRKTLNQLWELCKQWLRPDIHTKEQILELLVFEQFLRVLPGEMRIWVKSQHPESSVEAVSLVEDLNQTLEEREDRSTQDSAVCKVEDLGEEEMVAVPPHTEPREPVTFEDVSVNFTRGEWKMLEPSQRELYKEVLLENLRNLEFLGLPVSKVDLISQLKWVKLPRALEKEISKGPRPEDESRSELDAFMEDFTLEKTVEYCFSDDGYGLKAEFQKRHGKSKKDHSKQSSHERKDSDSKETPSGKNFKQTSDTVKHRKTYLTKMSHRSKEGKKPFSFHSYLVSRKEHSTEKSRKGSGNEKDSRHSSSLTAHKRNPRIGSFSKTQKCSKCGVAFTQSSWYCSKSSQCEKCRKNLFQGETSNKDKEPEVKEPSKCRKCGKSLGYSSQRSLCTECRKAHTASSSHKPHKKTDKKEKPYKCDECGKSFAVGQAFDKHQRTHTGEKPYECKHCGRSFSDSSSFYQHQRIHTGEKPYKCNECGKSFTHSSSLSKHQRIHTGEKPYKCNECGKSFRQNSCLTRHQRTHTGEKPYVCKDCGSSFSLFSTIIYHQRLHAGEKPYKCTDCDKAFPTHSRLARHLRCHTGAKPYKCEECGKTFRQSSSLNLHIRSHTGEKPYKCDYCGATFSRSTILVEHVKIHTMYQCKKCGKKFKSWSASHKHHCTE, from the exons ATGCAAGCTTTAGTGCCCTCGAACATGATGACAGCCACGTCCCCAGACCCTCCAGCTATGGCTTCAAGTGAACAAAGCAGGGTCCTTAGAGTGGATACTTCTAGGGTTCAAGAAAGGCTCTTAAGAGGATATGCCGATGACCTAGATTCTTTCAGGCAGAAGTTCAGGTGGTTTTGTTATTCACAAGAAGAAGGACCCAGAAAAACCCTGAATCAACTCTGGGAACTCTGCAAGCAGTGGCTGAGACCAGACATTCACACCAAAGAGCAGATCTTAGAGCTGTTAGTGTTTGAGCAGTTCCTGAGGGTTTTGCCTGGAGAGATGAGGATTTGGGTGAAGTCTCAGCATCCTGAGAGTAGTGTGGAGGCAGTGAGCCTGGTAGAAGATTTGAACCAAACACTTGAAGAAAGGGAag ATCGTAGCACTCAAGACTCTGCTGTTTGCAAAGTGGAGGATttgggagaagaggagatggtGGCTGTTCCTCCACATACGGAGCCACGT GAACCTGTAACATTTGAGGATGTGTCTGTGAACTTTACCAGAGGAGAGTGGAAGATGCTGGAGCCATCTCAAAGGGAGCTATATAAGGAAGTGCTACTGGAAAACTTAAGGAACCTGGAATTTTTGG GCCTTCCGGTTTCCAAAGTTGATTTGATTTCTCAGCTGAAGTGGGTTAAATTGCCTAGGGCACtggaaaaagaaatctcaaaaggTCCCAGACCAG AGGATGAGTCTAGAAGTGAATTGGATGCTTTTATGGAAGACTTCACTTTAGAGAAAACAGTAGAATACTGCTTCAGTGATGATGGTTATGGCTTGAAGGCAGAATTCCAGAAACGACATGGCAAATCCAAGAAAGATCATAGCAAGCAGAGTAGCCATGAGAGAAAAGATTCTGACTCAAAGGAGACTCCCTCTGGAAAGAATTTCAAACAAACTTCAGACACAGTCAAACATCGGAAAACCTACTTAACAAAGATGTCTCACAGGTCTAAGGAAGGCAAGAAACCCTTCAGTTTTCATTCATATCTTGTGAGCCGCAAAGAACACAGTACAGAAAAGTCAAGGAAAGGCAGTGGAAATGAGAAAGACTCACGTCACTCTTCATCTCTTACTGCACATAAGAGAAATCCAAGAATTGGTTCATTCAGTAAGACTCAGAAGTGTTCTAAGTGTGGGGTAGCCTTTACTCAAAGCTCATGGTATTGTAGTAAAAGCTCTCAATGTGAAAAGTGCCGGAAGAATTTATTTCAAGGTGAAACCTCAAATAAAGACAAAGAACCTGAAGTTAAAGAACCCAGTAAGTGTAGGAAATGTGGAAAATCGCTTGGGTACAGTTCACAACGCTCTCTGTGTACTGAATGTAGAAAAGCTCACACAGCTAGTTCATCACATAAACCACATAAAAAAAcggacaaaaaagaaaagccttaCAAGTGTGATGAATGTGGAAAAAGTTTTGCTGTTGGGCAAGCTTTCGATAAGCATCAAAGAACTCATACTGGagaaaagccctatgaatgtaaacACTGTGGGAGATCCTTCAGTGACAGCTCATCATTTTATCAACACcagagaattcatactggagagaaaccatacaagTGTAACGAGTGTGGGAAATCCTTCACTCATAGCTCCTCTCTCTCAAAACATCAGAggatacacactggagagaagccctataAGTGTAACGAGTGTGGGAAATCCTTCAGACAGAATTCTTGCCTTACCCGACATCAGAGAAcccacactggagaaaaaccatATGTTTGTAAGGATTGTGGATCATCTTTTAGCCTTTTTAGTACTATCATCTATCATCAAAGACTTCATGCAGGAGAAAAACCCTACAAATGTACCGACTGTGATAAAGCCTTCCCTACTCATTCCCGCCTAGCCCGTCATTTGAGATGTCACACTGGTGCAAAACCATACAAATGTGAAGAATGTGGGAAAACTTTCAGACAGAGTTCATCTCTTAATTTACATATCCGAagtcatactggagagaaaccctacaaatgtgaTTATTGTGGAGCAACCTTTTCTCGGAGCACAATTCTTGTTGAACATGTGAAAATTCATACTATGTATCAGTGTAAAAAATGTGGCAAGAAATTTAAAAGTTGGTCAGCCAGTCATAAACATCACTGCACTGAGTAA
- the Znf483 gene encoding zinc finger protein 483 isoform X1 produces MQALVPSNMMTATSPDPPAMASSEQSRVLRVDTSRVQERLLRGYADDLDSFRQKFRWFCYSQEEGPRKTLNQLWELCKQWLRPDIHTKEQILELLVFEQFLRVLPGEMRIWVKSQHPESSVEAVSLVEDLNQTLEEREDRSTQDSAVCKVEDLGEEEMVAVPPHTEPREPVTFEDVSVNFTRGEWKMLEPSQRELYKEVLLENLRNLEFLGLPVSKVDLISQLKWVKLPRALEKEISKGPRPGELVKEDESRSELDAFMEDFTLEKTVEYCFSDDGYGLKAEFQKRHGKSKKDHSKQSSHERKDSDSKETPSGKNFKQTSDTVKHRKTYLTKMSHRSKEGKKPFSFHSYLVSRKEHSTEKSRKGSGNEKDSRHSSSLTAHKRNPRIGSFSKTQKCSKCGVAFTQSSWYCSKSSQCEKCRKNLFQGETSNKDKEPEVKEPSKCRKCGKSLGYSSQRSLCTECRKAHTASSSHKPHKKTDKKEKPYKCDECGKSFAVGQAFDKHQRTHTGEKPYECKHCGRSFSDSSSFYQHQRIHTGEKPYKCNECGKSFTHSSSLSKHQRIHTGEKPYKCNECGKSFRQNSCLTRHQRTHTGEKPYVCKDCGSSFSLFSTIIYHQRLHAGEKPYKCTDCDKAFPTHSRLARHLRCHTGAKPYKCEECGKTFRQSSSLNLHIRSHTGEKPYKCDYCGATFSRSTILVEHVKIHTMYQCKKCGKKFKSWSASHKHHCTE; encoded by the exons ATGCAAGCTTTAGTGCCCTCGAACATGATGACAGCCACGTCCCCAGACCCTCCAGCTATGGCTTCAAGTGAACAAAGCAGGGTCCTTAGAGTGGATACTTCTAGGGTTCAAGAAAGGCTCTTAAGAGGATATGCCGATGACCTAGATTCTTTCAGGCAGAAGTTCAGGTGGTTTTGTTATTCACAAGAAGAAGGACCCAGAAAAACCCTGAATCAACTCTGGGAACTCTGCAAGCAGTGGCTGAGACCAGACATTCACACCAAAGAGCAGATCTTAGAGCTGTTAGTGTTTGAGCAGTTCCTGAGGGTTTTGCCTGGAGAGATGAGGATTTGGGTGAAGTCTCAGCATCCTGAGAGTAGTGTGGAGGCAGTGAGCCTGGTAGAAGATTTGAACCAAACACTTGAAGAAAGGGAag ATCGTAGCACTCAAGACTCTGCTGTTTGCAAAGTGGAGGATttgggagaagaggagatggtGGCTGTTCCTCCACATACGGAGCCACGT GAACCTGTAACATTTGAGGATGTGTCTGTGAACTTTACCAGAGGAGAGTGGAAGATGCTGGAGCCATCTCAAAGGGAGCTATATAAGGAAGTGCTACTGGAAAACTTAAGGAACCTGGAATTTTTGG GCCTTCCGGTTTCCAAAGTTGATTTGATTTCTCAGCTGAAGTGGGTTAAATTGCCTAGGGCACtggaaaaagaaatctcaaaaggTCCCAGACCAGGTGAGTTGGTAAAAg AGGATGAGTCTAGAAGTGAATTGGATGCTTTTATGGAAGACTTCACTTTAGAGAAAACAGTAGAATACTGCTTCAGTGATGATGGTTATGGCTTGAAGGCAGAATTCCAGAAACGACATGGCAAATCCAAGAAAGATCATAGCAAGCAGAGTAGCCATGAGAGAAAAGATTCTGACTCAAAGGAGACTCCCTCTGGAAAGAATTTCAAACAAACTTCAGACACAGTCAAACATCGGAAAACCTACTTAACAAAGATGTCTCACAGGTCTAAGGAAGGCAAGAAACCCTTCAGTTTTCATTCATATCTTGTGAGCCGCAAAGAACACAGTACAGAAAAGTCAAGGAAAGGCAGTGGAAATGAGAAAGACTCACGTCACTCTTCATCTCTTACTGCACATAAGAGAAATCCAAGAATTGGTTCATTCAGTAAGACTCAGAAGTGTTCTAAGTGTGGGGTAGCCTTTACTCAAAGCTCATGGTATTGTAGTAAAAGCTCTCAATGTGAAAAGTGCCGGAAGAATTTATTTCAAGGTGAAACCTCAAATAAAGACAAAGAACCTGAAGTTAAAGAACCCAGTAAGTGTAGGAAATGTGGAAAATCGCTTGGGTACAGTTCACAACGCTCTCTGTGTACTGAATGTAGAAAAGCTCACACAGCTAGTTCATCACATAAACCACATAAAAAAAcggacaaaaaagaaaagccttaCAAGTGTGATGAATGTGGAAAAAGTTTTGCTGTTGGGCAAGCTTTCGATAAGCATCAAAGAACTCATACTGGagaaaagccctatgaatgtaaacACTGTGGGAGATCCTTCAGTGACAGCTCATCATTTTATCAACACcagagaattcatactggagagaaaccatacaagTGTAACGAGTGTGGGAAATCCTTCACTCATAGCTCCTCTCTCTCAAAACATCAGAggatacacactggagagaagccctataAGTGTAACGAGTGTGGGAAATCCTTCAGACAGAATTCTTGCCTTACCCGACATCAGAGAAcccacactggagaaaaaccatATGTTTGTAAGGATTGTGGATCATCTTTTAGCCTTTTTAGTACTATCATCTATCATCAAAGACTTCATGCAGGAGAAAAACCCTACAAATGTACCGACTGTGATAAAGCCTTCCCTACTCATTCCCGCCTAGCCCGTCATTTGAGATGTCACACTGGTGCAAAACCATACAAATGTGAAGAATGTGGGAAAACTTTCAGACAGAGTTCATCTCTTAATTTACATATCCGAagtcatactggagagaaaccctacaaatgtgaTTATTGTGGAGCAACCTTTTCTCGGAGCACAATTCTTGTTGAACATGTGAAAATTCATACTATGTATCAGTGTAAAAAATGTGGCAAGAAATTTAAAAGTTGGTCAGCCAGTCATAAACATCACTGCACTGAGTAA